The Oryza sativa Japonica Group chromosome 11, ASM3414082v1 DNA window gacgggttaagtgcccagatggaggccctgcaagcagagcgggcggagctcgacgccacatgggcgcgtgtcgaagaggggcgacgctcagtggaggccatggtggaggtgggccgcaaggcacaccgccggcacgtctcagagctcgaagcccgtcagaaggtgctgggggagatcgccaaggaggtggaggaggagcggggggctgccctcatcgccactaccgtgatgaacgaggcgcaggacgccctccgccttcaatacgggagctgggaggcggagctagggaagaagctcgacaccgcccggggggtccttgacgctgccgctgcccgagaacagcgggcggcggagaccgaggcgGCATCCCGGCAGCGTGAAGAAACCCtcgaggcccgtgccatggcgctggaagagcgttcCTGCGTCATGGTGAAGGATCTGGCGGACCGTGAGGCCGCCGTTGCCATTCGGGAGGTCACACTGACGGCGCacgaagccgcctgtgccgaagaggagtccacactccgcctccgcgaagaTGCACTCAtcgagcgggagcgagccctCGAGGAGGCTGAGGTCGCGGCGAAAAGGCTGGCGGAGAGCGCGTCCCTCCGTGAGGCTGCGCTAGAGGAACAagcgcgccgtaatctggaaggtgcccgcgccgagagggccgcactgaaccagcgggccgctgaactcgaggcgcaggcaagggaattggacgcgagggcgcgcagcggcggggcggctgcgggcgaaagtgacttagtcgcccgcctcgcagctgccgaacacaccatcgccgatctgcagggcgcgctagactcgtccgccggggaggtcgaggcccttcgcttggcaggcgaggtagggcccggcatgcttcgagacgccgtctcccgtctagaccgcgccggccggcaggcgggcctctggggcgggcggactgcgaagtacgccgccaaccaggggggcctcgcccagcgcctctcggagatggccgggactcttcaacggctccccgaggagctcgagaggacgattaagtcatcctcgagggacctcgcccgaggagcggtggagctcgtactggcgagttaccaggccagggatcccgacttctccccctggacagcgctggacgagttccctcccgggaccgaggatggcgcgcgcgcgcaggtccgggacgccgccgaccatatcgtccacagcttcgagggttcggcccctcggctcgcgttcgccctcaactccgacgaggagggcgatgacggcggtgtgggcgacagtggcgacgaggctggcgacccgggtgcatcggagtgagcccccaggcccccgccaatctttaaatttttcttcttttctttcttccgaggccttcgggcctccttTTTTATAgattaacttaatctgcaattaaaataaagaaatttttgtgtcaatttcattttgctatgtgtatgagatgaggatgatctgtaccgtggtccttttgtgtcttagcttgactaagggctcgtgcccaggtcccagtcctcaaaaggcgcgggtcggggctagtgcctggggagatccacatgtcgagactggccaggccgggagcatggtgaccgagggttatgggtgacccgattgtgggtttttgccgattcccccccggagttcaccacgccccgaggcacggctcggttctgggccccttttggcgattttagctgacccgagcccccgagggcaggattgagcacgagtaacctatttcaagtcaagattcttcaaaaggaaacaacagcacagatacagcctttaggaaatcgaaaaagcttttattgaaatacagatataagagaaataaaaatatgcatatgtggtagcccccggccaaccctgcacacccgaggggggtgcggggttggcccgagcccgaaacctgacacccgatcccccttaggggtagaagcgacgaaggtgttcgatgttccacgggttaggcagctctgtgccgtcgcccgtggccagccgaacggagcccggccgggggacgccgatcactcgatacggaccctcccacattggtgagagcttgctcaatccagcacgcgtttggacgcggcgtaggacgaggtcgtcgacgcagagtgatcgggcccggacgtggcgctgatggtagcgccgcaggctctgctggtagcgtgcggctcggagggccgcgcgccgccttcgctcttccaagtagtcgaggtcatctctgcgaagctgatcttgatcagcctcgcagtacatggtggcccgaggggacctcagggtgagctcagatgggagaaccgcttccacgccgtagacgaggaagaaaggcgtttccccggttgctcggcttggtgtggttcggttcgcccagagcaccgctggcaactcctcgatccacgaatcgccgtgcttcttgaggatgttgaaggtcttggttttaaggcctctgaggatttctgcattggcgcgctccacttggccattgcttctggggtgagcgggggaggcgaagcagagcttgatgcccatgtcttcgcagtaatcgccgaaaagttcactagtgaattgggtgccgttatccgtaataatacggttaggcactccaaaccgggctgtgatgcccttaatgaatttaagtgcggagtgcttatcgatcttgacgaccggataagcctcgggccacttaatgaacttgtcgatcgcgacatacagatactcaaacccgctcggggcccgcctaaacggtcccaggatatcgagcccccagacagcaaatggccatgaaagtggtatgatctgcagggcctgggccggctgatgaatttgcttggcgtggaattgacacgctctgcatcgccggaccaggtcgaccgcatcattgagagctgtcggccaatagaaaccttgacgaaaggctttgccaaccaaggtgcgcgaggcggagtgggctccgcattcgccttcatggatgtcggcgagaagctcgacgccttgttcccgaggaatgcacttcaggaggattccattagccgcgcgccgatagagggtcccttctaccagcacgtagcgtttggagatgcgctggacgcgttcactcccttcgcggtcctcgggtagagtcttatctgtgaggtatgcttggatctcagcgatccaagcaatcaatctaagggagctaggagcgctcccctcgggtcccgaggcctggactccgacgggcctcgggggccggtcaggcacgtccgtctcccctaaggggtcgggtcgcgccgacggctgggcaagcctttcttcaaaggcgcccggtggggtctgggctcgcgaggaagcgagccgtgagagttcgtcggctatcgtgttatcccgtctgggcacgtgccgaagctctatcccgtcaaaatggcgctccatacgccgtacctggcgcacgtaagcgtccatctgcgggtcagagcaccggtactccttacagacctggttaacgaccagctgggagtcgcataacaccaggaggcggcggatccccagtccagctgccaccctgagtcccgcaaggagtccctcgtactctgccatattattggtcgcccgaaagtcaaggcgaaccaggtatctgaggacgtctccgctcggcgaggtcaacgtgacccccgcaccggcgccctgaagagacagggagccgtcgaactgcatcacccagtgggcggtgtgaggcagctgcgaggggcccgagctggcctcggggactgagacgggctcgggagccggggtccactctgccacaaaatcggcgagggcctggctcttgatagcgtggcgtggctcaaagtgcaaatcgaactcagaaagttcgattgcccatttcaccactcgtccagtaccctctcgattatgcaagatttgggcgagggggtaagacgtaaccaccgtgacccgatgcgcctggaaataatggcgcagtttcctcgaagccatcagaatagcgtaaagcatcttctgggcctgagggtatcgggtcttggcgtcccggagggcctcactaacaaagtagacgggccgctgcaccttttggtggggccgatcctcttcgctaggggccgcatccctgggcgctcttcgtccaagcggcctcgcggggcgtactcgtcttctgtgccgacgacctcggggtcggaggacgacaggggcggccttcccacagtggcctcggggccgtcctaggggtcgggggctcctggcgtcgtcggacaagcgggcaaagggccaactccggtcgtcaggggccttaggccaccgttcggctcgggggcctcttctccctgctctctcctgggtcgagtcggcacagggttagccttggggtcagagggcgataggtgcggccttcccgcagtggccctcgggccatcctgggggtcgggggcacctggcaccgtctgacaagcgggcagagggccagctccggtcgttgggggccttgggccaccgttcggctcgggggcctctcctccctgctctctcccgggccaagccagcacagggtgaGGATGCGcgaaatgaggattgtcctcatcgcgctccacaaccaacgccgcactaaccacttgtggggtcgccgctaagtagagtagcaagggttcatttggctccggggcgaccagaactgggggagagctgagatacgccttcaactgagtaagggcacgttcagcttcctccgtccaagtaaacggcccggagcgtttgaggagcttgaataagggtagcgccttctctcccagcctcgatatgaaccgacttagggcggccatgcaaccggtgacgcattgcacatccctaagtttgctgggggggcgcatccgctctatagctcgtatcttctcggggttggcctcgatgcctcgggcagagaccaagaacccgagaagcttgcccgcaggtacaccgaacacgcacttatcggggttcagctttatgcgagcggagcggagactctcaaaagtttccgctagatccgagagtaaggactcttggttgcgcgtctttacaaccaagtcatcgacataagcctcaacattacgtcctatttggctacccaaagaaattcgagtagtacgttgaaaagtaggacctgcattctttaacccgaagggcattgtcgtataacaataagttcctatgggggtaatgaacgcagttttttcctcatcctccctagccatgcgaatctgatggtaaccagagtatgcatctagaaaacacaaaaggtcgcaccccgcggtggagtcgacaatctgatctatgcgaggcagggggtaagggtccttaggacatgccttgttaaggtcggtgtagtcgatgcacatccgaagcttgccgttcgccttgggaacgaccaccgggttcaccagccactctggatggatgacctcgcggatgaatccgg harbors:
- the LOC136353871 gene encoding uncharacterized protein; translated protein: MEALQAERAELDATWARVEEGRRSVEAMVEVGRKAHRRHVSELEARQKVLGEIAKEVEEERGAALIATTVMNEAQDALRLQYGSWEAELGKKLDTARGVLDAAAAREQRAAETEAASRQREETLEARAMALEERSCVMVKDLADREAAVAIREVTLTAHEAACAEEESTLRLREDALIERERALEEAEVAAKRLAESASLREAALEEQARRNLEGARAERAALNQRAAELEAQARELDARARSGGAAAGESDLVARLAAAEHTIADLQGALDSSAGEVEALRLAGEVGPGMLRDAVSRLDRAGRQAGLWGGRTAKYAANQGGLAQRLSEMAGTLQRLPEELERTIKSSSRDLARGAVELVLASYQARDPDFSPWTALDEFPPGTEDGARAQVRDAADHIVHSFEGSAPRLAFALNSDEEGDDGGVGDSGDEAGDPGASE